In the Nitrospirota bacterium genome, GGCGCTACATGCCGGAGTATCGCGCGTTACGCGCCGAGGCGGACTTCCTCACCTTGTGTCGGACCCCGGAGCTGGCGGCGCGCGCCACGTTGTTGCCGATCGACTTGCTGGGTGTCGACGCGGCGATCATCTTTTCGGACATCCTCATCCCGGTCCAGGCGATGGGCATGCCGCTGGTCTTCTCCGAGTCCAAGGGCCCTCAGCTTCCGGTTCCCATCCGTGATCGCGCCGACATCGACGCGCTGAAGGACTTCGACCCCTGGACCGCCACCGGGTTTCTGGTCGCCTCGATTCAAGAGACGGTCAAGGCGTTGGACGGACGCGTGCCGCTCTTGGGATTCGCCGGCGCTCCCTACACGCTGGCCACCTACATGATCGAGGGAGAGACGTCCAAGAACTTTTACGGCATCAAACGGGTGGCGTATCAGGCGCCGGATCTTCTCCACCGGCTGCTGGAGCGCCTCACCCGGATGGTGGGGGACTATTTGGTGGCTCAGGTCGAGGCCGGCGCGGATGCCGTGCAGGTCTTCGACACCTGGGCCGGCGCGCTGTCGCCCGCGGATTACGCCGCGTTCTGCGCGCCGTACACCGCGCGGATCGTCGAGACCGTCAAGAAAACGGGCGTGCCGGTGATCTTGTACGTCAACGGCTGCGCCACCCTGCTGGAGGCCATGGCGGACACCGGCGTGGACGCGATCAGCGTGGATTGGCGGGTGGAGCTGGTCGAAGCCAGGGCACGGGTGGGCGGTCGTGTGGCCCTCCAAGGCAACCTCGATCCCTGCGTGCTTTACGCCCCATCGGACGTGATTCGCCGCCACGCACGCCGGATCCTCGACGTGTACGGATGCGAACCCGGCCACGTGTTTAATCTCGGTCACGGAATCCTGCCCGACGTGTCGGTCGAGAGCGCCAAGACGCTCGTCCACGCGGTGCACGAAGCCAGCCGCGCCATCCGATCGTCGTGAGCGGATCTCCGGACGCTTCCCTGACCGGCGTCGTGCTGCTCAACCTCGGGGGGCCCGACACGCTCGACGACGTCCAGCCGTTTCTCCGGAACCTGTTTTCCGATCCCGAGGTCATTCCCCTTCCGTCCCCGTTCCGTCAGCTCTTGGCGTGGTGGATCGCGGTGCGACGCGCCCCCACGGCGCGCGGCTACTACGAGAAGATCGGCGGCGGATCGCCGCTTCGCCGGTATACCGAGGCGCAGGCGTCGGCGCTGGAAAAGCGGTTGGCGGAACACGGCGTTTATAAAGTCGTGGTCGCGATGCGGTGTTGGAAACCCGACACCGAGGATGCCGTGGCCGAGCTCACGGCTGTCCGCCCGCAGCGACTGGTGCTGCTGCCGTTGTATCCGCAGTACTCGTTCGCGACCACGCGGTCCAGCCTCGACTACTTTCGAACCGTGTGGGCCCGGCGCGGCCGTTCGGGCGTGCCCATGGTCTCCATCGATCATTGGTATGATCACCCGGGCTATCTGGATGCCATGGTCGAACGGATCACCGAGACGCGACACGCCATGCCGGTCGGCGATGGCTCGCCGGTGCACCTGGTGTATTCCGCACACGGGCTTCCCCTGAGTCTGATTCGTAAGGGCGATCCGTACCAACGTCAGATCGAAGACCAGGTTCGACTGCTGACCGCACGGCTTCCCGAATGGGCGTCGGCGCCCGGGCGGGTGTCCCTGGGGTACCAGAGTCGGGTCGGCCGCGCGAAGTGGTTGGAGCCAACGACCGAATCCGTCCTTCACACCCTCGGTAAGCAGGGGGTGACGCGCGTCCTGGTGGTGCCGCTGAGTTTTGTGTCGGATCACTCCGAGACGCTGTACGAAATCGACATCCAGTACCGTCAGCTCGCAACCGAGGCCGGGATCAAGACCTTCACCCGGATGGCGTCGTTGAACGACTCGCCCGCGTTTATCCGCGCGCTCGCCGACCTGGTTTTGTCCCGCCGGTAGCCCCCACGTGCCCTCCGGCCTGATCGTGGTGATCGGCGGCGGGATTTCTGGCCTTGGCGTCGCCTACTCGTTGCAACAGGCGGGGATCCCCGTGCGGTTGCTTGAAGCGGGTGCGGAGGTCGGGGGCGTGATCCGCAGTGTCCGCGCCGACGGATTCCTGATCGAATGCGGTCCCAACTCAGCGCTCAACACCTCGCTCGAGGTCGAGCGCGTGATCGAGCGGCTCGGGCTGCTCCCCGAGCGCGTGTTCGCGTTGTCGTCGGCCCGCAAACGATTCATCGTCAAGCATGGTGTGCCGGTTCCACTTCCGACTGGATTGTGGTCCTTCATGACCACGCCCCTGTGGAGTGGACGCGCCAAGTGGCGACTGCTCGGCGAGGTGTTCCGGGCTCCGGTTCCTCCAGGCGACGAGTCGGTCGCGGATTTTGTGCGGCGGCGTCTGGGCGCGGAGTTTCTGGAGTACGCGGTCGATCCCTTTGTCTCGGGCGTCTACGCCGGTGATCCCGAAGCCTTGTCGCTGGCCGCGACCTTTCCTCGGCTGGCCGCGCTCGAGCGCAACCATGGCGGACTGATTCGCGGCGCGATTGCCCGGATCGGTCGCTCCGAGGCGCCAAAACCGGTCCGCCGGGGAATCTACTCGTTTCGGGACGGTATGGCTGCGCTGCCTCGCGCCATCGGCTCGCGGTTGGGCGACGCCCTGTGGGTCAATACGCGTAGCCGCCGGATCGAGCCGATGGCCTCAGGGTTTCGCGTCCACGTTGAACGGGGCGGGATGGCGCAGCAGATCGAGGCGGCGCGCGTGGTGGTGGCGACACCGGCACATGTGGCTGCCGACCTCCTCCGGTCTCTGGCTCCAGGCCTTGCTGAAGAGCTCGCTGCGATCGTGTACGCGCCGGTGGCCGTGGTTTTTACCGCGTTTGCCCGGACCGCGGTCACGCACTCGCTCGACGGGTTTGGGTGTTTGGTGCCCCGCCGCGAGCAAGACACCATCCTGGGCTCGCTCTGGAGTTCGTCGCTGTTTCCTGGACGCTCGCCCAGCGACCTGGTGGCGCTCACCAACTTCGTGGGAGGCGCCAGACACCCCAATCTGGTGGACCGTTCCGATGACGAGTTGGTCCGCTTGGTGTGCGAGGATCTCGCGCGACTGCTCGGGGTGCGATCAGCGCCCGTCTTGTCCCGCGTGATTCGCCACCCCCGCGCCATTCCCCAGTACCTGATGGGGCACCTGGATCGGGTCGCGAGGATCCGACGGGCGTTGGACGCGCTTCCTGGTCTGGCGCTGGCTGGCAACTACCTGGAGGGTGTAGCGGTGGGCGATTGTCTCGCGCGCGGCGTGGAGTTGGGCCGACGGCTGAGCCGTTAGTTCTGCGGCTTGTTCATCTGAAGCGCCCAGTCGTACGCGGCGTCGAGCAGGCTCCGGACCGAAATCAGCCCGACCGGAATGCCGTCTCGCGTCACGAGCAAGTGGCGGACGCGTTGACTACCCATCAGTTCGTGGGCGGTTTCGAGCGTCGAGCCCTCATCGATCGACGCGATGGGGAAGCTCATGATCGACTCGGCGGACACCTCCGACGGGTCAATGGGTTGGCTCAACACCTTCCGGACGAGGTCGGTCTCGGTCACGATCCCCACGAATCCGCCGTGCTGTTCCACCAATAGGCAGCCGATGCCTTCGTCGGCCATGATGCGCGCTATCTCGCGCGCATCCGTCGAGGGCGGTACGCCGCGGATCCGCATGGACATGAATTTTCTGACCGGAACTCGGGGAATCATCCCTTCTCTCCACGGCACGCACCGGTGAAGGGTAGCCGAGGAATGGCGTTTGCGCCAGACTCGCGGGGTCGTGTCGACCGAAGCCTCAGAGAGCGAGGAGTCTGCGAGCGTTGTCGAGCAGGATCTTTTGTCGGACTTCGGGTTTGAACCCGAGTTTGTCGAACTCGATCAGCCACTGCTCGGGCGTCAGAAACGGGTAGTCGGTGCCGAACAGTGTGCGGTCCTGCAGCAGCGTTTTGGCGTACTGGATCAATTGCGGAGAAAAATACTTGGGCGACCAACCGGACAGATCGATGTAGACGTTGGTCTTGTGCACGGCAATGGCCAGCATCTCGTCTTGCCAGGGAAACGAGGGGTGCGCCCCGATGATGGTCAGGCTCGGGAAGTCCGCCGCGAGGTCATCGAGTGCCGGCATGGGGTTGCCGTACTTCAGATGCAAGCCGTTGCCGCCGCGGACGCCGGCGCCCACACCGGTGGTTCCGGTATGAAACATTACCGGGACGCCCAATCTCGCACAGGTCTCCCACAGCGGATAGAACCGACGATTGTTCGGCCAAAAGGCCTGGACAATCGGGTGGAGCTTCAAACCCCGCAGCGCCAGCGTCGTGACGGCTCGTTCCAACTCCGCGATCGCGAGCTCGCCCTTCCACGGGTCGACGCTGGCGAACCCGATGAAGACGTCGGGATATTGGCGGACCGCGTCGGCCACAAAATCATTGGACACGCGCGGGAGCCCGGTCGTGGTTTCGGTATCCCAGGCCAACAACACGGCCCGCATGTCGGCCGCGCGGTACAGGTCCGCCATGTCGGCGAGGGTCACGGGCGGGCCGTGTTTGTGAAAATACGCGAGCGCATCGGCCATGTACTTTCCGCCGCCCTCGATCAGGTACTCCCGGGTTCCGGGGTGGACGTGAAAATCAATCGCGCGCATGCTGTGAGGCTTGGACGGGTTTAACGCGTCGTGGACCGCGCTCCTGTCCGTGCGGTTCGGACGCGGCACCCGCTACCGCGGCAGCCGCGAGTGCGTGCCGTCGCAAAAGGGCTGGGTCCCGGTTCTCTTGCACCCGCACCAAGCCACGCGTTTGGGTTCGGTGATGGTCGTTTCCACCGGGCTGAACCCGGTGGCCTTGTGGGAGCCATCGCAGAACGGTTGGCCCTTCGAGCGGCCGCAGCGACACCAATAGTAGGTTCCCGGGGTCATCTCTTTGACGTACGGTGCGCGTTGTGCGATCACGGGTTCGTCCATCGCGTCGTTCTCCTTGGTGGGAGGGTCCTCGTTGCGTCTGCCGGTGTGGGTCAGTCGTATCCGTACCGCTCGATCGTGTCTTCATCAAAACCGAAATAGTGGGCGATCTCGTGTACCAACGTCACCTCGATTTCGTGGCTCAGTTCCTCCGGATCGGGAAAGTCCTCTTCAAGCGGGCGTTGGTAGATCATGATGACGTCGGGGGTGGTGTTGGCATAGTCGGCGCCGCGATCAGGAAGCGGGGTGCCCGTGTACAGGCCGTAGAGCACCTCATCCGGATCGCCCGCGACTTCTTCCATCAGCGACGGCTCGGGCCAATCCTCCAGCACGATCTGCACGTTCTGCATGGCCATCCGAAATTCGTCCGGGATGCGTTCGAGCGCCGTGGCGACCACGCGCTTGAACTCGTCACGTGTCATCGACGTTTAGTTGATCGCGCGCGGCTCTACGCGGACTTCGGCAATGTCGGCTTCGAGCCCCATGCCTACGGTCACTCCGATTCCCACTCCCTCGGGGCTGGGCGCTTGTCCGTAGAGTCGCTCAAAGTCCGCGACCGCATCCACCCGTGCGGTGACCCAGGCATCGGGGTCCGGTGCGGACCCGCTCTGGATCACGATTTCGGTGGCACCGAAAAAGCCGCCTGATCGAACGGTGCCCACCGGCTCCTGTGTGCTCCACAGGTATTTGACGATCGTGGGAATGCCGAACGAGTCCCGGTAGATGGACACGTAAAAGGCCACGGACCGTCGCTTGTCAGGCGGAAACGATTTGAGCCGCCACTTCCAGCTCACGACCGGAAAACTGCGGGTATCCCACGAAACGTATTTGAAGATGCGCAGGCCGGGTTTGGGGCCCGCGTTCGCCGCAAGGTACGGCCCGGCCTCCTCCGATGCCACGCGATAGACCTCCGCGGCGCGGGGATCATCGTTCTTGACCTTCCACTGTTGCGGGAAGGACGCGAAGTCCTCCAGCAACGTTCCCGGGATCTCGGCGTAAGCGGCGCTCTGGGCGAACAGCCAGGGGGCGAGCCACCACACCGCTGCCACGGCGAGCAGCCGCCTTCGACCCGTGTGTTGAGACATGGAGCCGATGGTAGAGGAACGCCTTCGACGTTGTCAACGCGCGAGGCGTGATCGCCGGGTATGGTAGAATCCCCCGCCGCGTATGGATCCACTCCCACCTGCGATTGGTCCCTCGATCCCGCTGCGCGAAGGCGCGCTCGCCGGAGATGGTGGTCCGGAGCGCTTTGCCGAGGTCGTGGTGGCGGCCCAACCCGACCGACTCTTCCACTACCGCGTGCCGCCGCACCTCGGTCAGCTCGTCCAACCCGGTCTGAGGGTCAGAGTGCCTTTCGGCCCCAGGGTGCTCGACGGCTATTTGGTCCGGCTTCTTGACCGGGCCGAGGTTGACTCGGTCAAACCGCTCGGCGCCCTGCTGGACGATCAGCCGGTGATTGACCCGGCCATCTTGGCGCTCACACGGTGGATCGCGGACTATTACCTGGCCCCGTGGGGACGCGTCCTGACGGCCTCGGTCCCGGCCGGGTTGAAAGTCACGGCGGCGAAACGCGTGGCGGTGACGGACGCGGGACGAGTCGTTGACCTCGCCATGATCCGCGGCGCGGGGCAGCGGCGGCTCCTGACCGCGCTGCGCGCGTACCAAAAGCCGATCAGCCTCTCGCGGTTACAGACGATGACCGGAGCGGTGGGGAGTTTGGGGGCGTTGATGCGGGCGGGGTGGGTGGCGGAGCCAGACGCGGCGCAGGTCAGCGCGCCGAAACTTCGAACCTATGTCACGCTCGCGCCGGGGGTTCAGCCGACCGCACAGGTGGCGCGAGGGCGGCGCCGGCAGGCCGTGATCGAGGCGCTCGCGTCGCGCAGCGGCGCCTTTGTGTCGGAACTGGGCCCGGGCGCGTTGGCCGCGTGTCGGGCGCTGGCCGCCCGGGGGCTGGTGGTCCTGTTGTCGCGCGCAGATCTGAGAGACCCGCACGAGATCGCGCCCGCGAGCGATCAGGTGCCGGTGCTGACCGAACACCAGCAACACGCGGTGCAGACGATCGGGCGCGCGCTCGATGCAGGCGGCTTTGCACCCTTCCTGCTTTGGGGTGTCACGGGCAGCGGGAAAACCGAGGTCTATCTCCATGCGATCGCGTCCGTGCTCGCCCATGGGCGAGGCGCGTTGCTGCTGGTCCCGGAGATCGCCCTGACCGGCCAACTGGTGGCGCGAGTCCGCGGGCGATTCGGCGAGCTCGTCGCGGTCCTGCACAGCGGCCTTTCCAACGCGGAACGGCTGACGGCGTGGTCGCGCATCCGCCGCGGCGAGGCGCGCATCGCGCTCGGCACCCGTTCGGCCCTGTTTGCGCCGCTTCGCGACGTCGGATTGATCGTGGTGGATGAAGAGCAGGACTCCTCCTATAAACAGGAGGACGGAGTGCGGTATCACGCCCGGGATTCGGCCCTGGTCCTGGGCCGAGCCCGCCAGGCCGTGGTGGTGTTGGGGTCGGCCACCCCGTCCCTCGAATCGTACGCCAACGCGGCGAGCGGTCGGTATCACTTGGTGATTCTGCCCGAACGCGTGCATGCGCGCCCCCTCCCGACGGTGCGCGCAGTGGATGTGCGCGCCGACCCCGGCGCC is a window encoding:
- the hemE gene encoding uroporphyrinogen decarboxylase encodes the protein MLKNDRVLRALRREAVDVTPVWIMRQAGRYMPEYRALRAEADFLTLCRTPELAARATLLPIDLLGVDAAIIFSDILIPVQAMGMPLVFSESKGPQLPVPIRDRADIDALKDFDPWTATGFLVASIQETVKALDGRVPLLGFAGAPYTLATYMIEGETSKNFYGIKRVAYQAPDLLHRLLERLTRMVGDYLVAQVEAGADAVQVFDTWAGALSPADYAAFCAPYTARIVETVKKTGVPVILYVNGCATLLEAMADTGVDAISVDWRVELVEARARVGGRVALQGNLDPCVLYAPSDVIRRHARRILDVYGCEPGHVFNLGHGILPDVSVESAKTLVHAVHEASRAIRSS
- the hemH gene encoding ferrochelatase, with translation MSGSPDASLTGVVLLNLGGPDTLDDVQPFLRNLFSDPEVIPLPSPFRQLLAWWIAVRRAPTARGYYEKIGGGSPLRRYTEAQASALEKRLAEHGVYKVVVAMRCWKPDTEDAVAELTAVRPQRLVLLPLYPQYSFATTRSSLDYFRTVWARRGRSGVPMVSIDHWYDHPGYLDAMVERITETRHAMPVGDGSPVHLVYSAHGLPLSLIRKGDPYQRQIEDQVRLLTARLPEWASAPGRVSLGYQSRVGRAKWLEPTTESVLHTLGKQGVTRVLVVPLSFVSDHSETLYEIDIQYRQLATEAGIKTFTRMASLNDSPAFIRALADLVLSRR
- the hemG gene encoding protoporphyrinogen oxidase — encoded protein: MPSGLIVVIGGGISGLGVAYSLQQAGIPVRLLEAGAEVGGVIRSVRADGFLIECGPNSALNTSLEVERVIERLGLLPERVFALSSARKRFIVKHGVPVPLPTGLWSFMTTPLWSGRAKWRLLGEVFRAPVPPGDESVADFVRRRLGAEFLEYAVDPFVSGVYAGDPEALSLAATFPRLAALERNHGGLIRGAIARIGRSEAPKPVRRGIYSFRDGMAALPRAIGSRLGDALWVNTRSRRIEPMASGFRVHVERGGMAQQIEAARVVVATPAHVAADLLRSLAPGLAEELAAIVYAPVAVVFTAFARTAVTHSLDGFGCLVPRREQDTILGSLWSSSLFPGRSPSDLVALTNFVGGARHPNLVDRSDDELVRLVCEDLARLLGVRSAPVLSRVIRHPRAIPQYLMGHLDRVARIRRALDALPGLALAGNYLEGVAVGDCLARGVELGRRLSR
- a CDS encoding CBS domain-containing protein — translated: MIPRVPVRKFMSMRIRGVPPSTDAREIARIMADEGIGCLLVEQHGGFVGIVTETDLVRKVLSQPIDPSEVSAESIMSFPIASIDEGSTLETAHELMGSQRVRHLLVTRDGIPVGLISVRSLLDAAYDWALQMNKPQN
- a CDS encoding amidohydrolase family protein codes for the protein MRAIDFHVHPGTREYLIEGGGKYMADALAYFHKHGPPVTLADMADLYRAADMRAVLLAWDTETTTGLPRVSNDFVADAVRQYPDVFIGFASVDPWKGELAIAELERAVTTLALRGLKLHPIVQAFWPNNRRFYPLWETCARLGVPVMFHTGTTGVGAGVRGGNGLHLKYGNPMPALDDLAADFPSLTIIGAHPSFPWQDEMLAIAVHKTNVYIDLSGWSPKYFSPQLIQYAKTLLQDRTLFGTDYPFLTPEQWLIEFDKLGFKPEVRQKILLDNARRLLAL
- a CDS encoding CDGSH iron-sulfur domain-containing protein produces the protein MDEPVIAQRAPYVKEMTPGTYYWCRCGRSKGQPFCDGSHKATGFSPVETTITEPKRVAWCGCKRTGTQPFCDGTHSRLPR
- a CDS encoding metallopeptidase family protein codes for the protein MTRDEFKRVVATALERIPDEFRMAMQNVQIVLEDWPEPSLMEEVAGDPDEVLYGLYTGTPLPDRGADYANTTPDVIMIYQRPLEEDFPDPEELSHEIEVTLVHEIAHYFGFDEDTIERYGYD
- a CDS encoding DUF3047 domain-containing protein, producing the protein MSQHTGRRRLLAVAAVWWLAPWLFAQSAAYAEIPGTLLEDFASFPQQWKVKNDDPRAAEVYRVASEEAGPYLAANAGPKPGLRIFKYVSWDTRSFPVVSWKWRLKSFPPDKRRSVAFYVSIYRDSFGIPTIVKYLWSTQEPVGTVRSGGFFGATEIVIQSGSAPDPDAWVTARVDAVADFERLYGQAPSPEGVGIGVTVGMGLEADIAEVRVEPRAIN
- the priA gene encoding primosomal protein N', which codes for MDPLPPAIGPSIPLREGALAGDGGPERFAEVVVAAQPDRLFHYRVPPHLGQLVQPGLRVRVPFGPRVLDGYLVRLLDRAEVDSVKPLGALLDDQPVIDPAILALTRWIADYYLAPWGRVLTASVPAGLKVTAAKRVAVTDAGRVVDLAMIRGAGQRRLLTALRAYQKPISLSRLQTMTGAVGSLGALMRAGWVAEPDAAQVSAPKLRTYVTLAPGVQPTAQVARGRRRQAVIEALASRSGAFVSELGPGALAACRALAARGLVVLLSRADLRDPHEIAPASDQVPVLTEHQQHAVQTIGRALDAGGFAPFLLWGVTGSGKTEVYLHAIASVLAHGRGALLLVPEIALTGQLVARVRGRFGELVAVLHSGLSNAERLTAWSRIRRGEARIALGTRSALFAPLRDVGLIVVDEEQDSSYKQEDGVRYHARDSALVLGRARQAVVVLGSATPSLESYANAASGRYHLVILPERVHARPLPTVRAVDVRADPGADDVFSGALLEAINERMTRREQILLVLNRRGFAPVVICRDCGATAQCARCSVGLTYHRARGRLCCHYCGMTSVPLDRCAVCNGHRVTLQGVGTEQIEARVRAEWPHARIARMDRDTTGTKRAHETLLGAMRRGEADVLVGTQMVAKGHDLPNVTLVGIVNADVGLSLPDFRASERVFHLLIQAAGRAGRGDRPGEVILQTRRPTHDVVVFAQRHDVAGFYERELARRRELGYPPFGRLIILLLSGPKEAEVIAAAQRLASEASGVLRGGVSLLGPAPAPLWRLKGRHRWQLVLKGPKGPAVGEVARALAALALKVLPRSVRLDADVDPQHVL